One Clostridium sp. CM027 genomic window carries:
- a CDS encoding sensor histidine kinase, producing the protein MKLKTKITSFVIVILLLTIGSISLLSFNQMKIMLKDQAGRNLLDIANSVSTSYILQNYLQGTNEINEQTLNDEIESIRSKTKVEFIVVMDMTGIRHSHPTKEKIGEKIQGSDEKRVLTNGEEYVSEATGSLGVSLRAFTPILKNGKQIGAVTVGSPINEVYNEIYSKIGNFLPFIVLGLFLGAIAATLLSSNIKKTIFGLEPKEIALILKEKEAVIESVKEGILAVDKNDKITLFNKEAGEILELLEEDVGKQITTLSYGSKISEVLKVGKYYENIEMKVRPGLTILCKYNPLKNDKDEVIGWVINFRDLTEFKKMAEELTGIKKMTWSLRAQNHEFMNKLHTISGMIQLEEYVEAVKFISHIAKNRNGINSILTDQIKNVSIAALLFSKYNKAEESRIVFEIAADCQLNELPQYMNEDELGSIIGNLIENSFEEVSIDGSGTVHFKIFEADDHLKIQINDNGPGISCEIKNTIYEIGATTKIGQRGIGMYIVKKIIDDMHGKIEFSVENGTWWDISIPMKRS; encoded by the coding sequence ATGAAATTGAAAACAAAAATCACAAGCTTTGTAATAGTAATTTTACTTTTGACCATTGGAAGTATATCATTGCTTTCCTTTAATCAAATGAAGATAATGCTTAAAGACCAAGCTGGACGTAACCTTTTGGATATAGCCAATTCTGTCTCCACGAGTTATATTTTACAGAATTACTTGCAAGGAACCAATGAAATTAATGAACAAACCTTAAATGATGAAATAGAAAGTATACGAAGTAAGACTAAAGTTGAATTTATAGTAGTAATGGATATGACTGGAATAAGACATTCCCATCCTACAAAAGAAAAGATAGGTGAAAAGATTCAGGGTTCAGATGAAAAACGCGTTCTCACAAATGGAGAAGAGTATGTTTCAGAAGCAACGGGCAGCTTAGGTGTCTCCCTTAGAGCATTTACACCCATATTAAAAAACGGGAAACAAATTGGAGCAGTGACTGTAGGAAGTCCTATCAATGAAGTTTATAATGAGATATATTCAAAGATAGGTAACTTTCTACCCTTTATAGTATTAGGATTGTTTTTGGGAGCAATAGCCGCAACTCTTTTGTCCTCAAATATAAAAAAAACCATCTTTGGTTTAGAACCAAAAGAAATAGCGTTAATTTTAAAAGAAAAGGAAGCTGTAATAGAAAGTGTGAAAGAAGGAATTTTAGCCGTAGATAAGAACGATAAAATCACCTTATTTAATAAAGAAGCGGGAGAGATTTTGGAACTATTAGAAGAAGATGTCGGTAAGCAAATCACAACCCTTTCTTATGGGAGTAAAATTTCTGAAGTCCTAAAAGTAGGCAAGTATTATGAAAATATAGAAATGAAAGTAAGACCAGGTCTAACAATCTTATGCAAATATAATCCCCTTAAAAATGATAAAGATGAAGTAATTGGATGGGTAATAAATTTTAGAGATTTAACAGAATTTAAAAAAATGGCAGAAGAGCTCACCGGAATAAAAAAAATGACTTGGTCACTTAGAGCACAAAATCATGAATTTATGAATAAACTTCATACTATATCCGGAATGATACAGCTGGAAGAATACGTGGAAGCTGTAAAATTCATATCACATATTGCTAAAAATCGAAATGGAATCAATAGTATCCTTACAGATCAAATTAAGAATGTATCTATTGCGGCATTGCTATTCTCAAAATATAATAAAGCAGAGGAATCTAGAATAGTATTTGAAATTGCAGCAGATTGTCAATTAAATGAATTGCCACAATATATGAATGAAGATGAATTAGGGTCTATCATTGGAAATTTGATTGAAAATTCTTTTGAGGAAGTAAGCATAGATGGAAGCGGAACCGTACACTTTAAAATTTTTGAGGCAGATGATCATTTGAAAATTCAAATAAACGACAATGGTCCTGGAATTTCATGTGAAATAAAAAATACAATATATGAAATTGGGGCCACTACGAAAATCGGTCAGCGTGGAATTGGTATGTATATTGTTAAAAAAATTATTGATGATATGCATGGGAAAATTGAATTTAGTGTAGAAAACGGAACCTGGTGGGATATAAGTATACCGATGAAAAGGAGTTGA
- a CDS encoding 2-hydroxycarboxylate transporter family protein, translated as MLAEKRVSMLNEKKTPEIMGIKVQYFAIITMVMFVGAYMDVLPPGIVSVLPLMLVIGTVLYLIGDNLPIVKDYFGGGAIVVIFGSSALATYKILPEGVITSATAFMTSGGFLDLFICGLIAGSLLGINRKLLLQAVVRYLPCLLGGIIAALGLVGLFGIILGYGAKEAIFYIGIPIMGGGMGAGAVPLAKIFGATLNQDPKIIMSIMTPAVALGNAFAIVAAGILNKIGKVKPSLTGNGELIIPNSKTKLDAENEVEDKSNDLELYAIGILLSGAFLTAGYIVGKFLPTIHAYAWMILIVILVKMTGALPAKCEYACSVWYSFVMKNFTVVVLVGVGIAYTDLNAVISALTFKYIILVGITIIGAVIGSGVVARFVGFYPVETSISAGLCMANMGGSGDVAVLTAAKRMKLMPFAAISSRLGGALILIIASVLLRLF; from the coding sequence ATGTTAGCTGAGAAGAGGGTTAGTATGTTAAATGAAAAGAAAACACCTGAAATAATGGGTATTAAGGTTCAGTATTTTGCAATTATTACTATGGTCATGTTTGTAGGTGCATATATGGATGTGCTTCCACCTGGAATAGTAAGCGTATTGCCTTTAATGCTAGTTATTGGTACTGTTCTTTACCTTATTGGAGACAATCTACCTATAGTAAAAGATTATTTTGGAGGTGGTGCTATTGTAGTTATCTTTGGATCTTCTGCTTTAGCAACCTATAAGATTTTACCAGAGGGAGTAATAACTTCAGCTACTGCTTTTATGACCAGTGGTGGATTTTTAGATCTATTTATATGTGGTCTTATTGCTGGAAGCCTTTTAGGAATTAACAGAAAATTACTTCTGCAAGCTGTTGTTAGATATCTTCCATGTCTTTTAGGTGGAATCATAGCAGCTCTTGGATTAGTAGGATTATTTGGAATTATTTTAGGGTATGGCGCAAAGGAAGCTATTTTTTATATAGGAATACCTATTATGGGTGGTGGAATGGGTGCTGGTGCTGTTCCATTAGCTAAGATATTTGGTGCTACGCTTAATCAAGATCCTAAAATTATTATGTCTATAATGACTCCGGCAGTAGCTTTAGGTAATGCTTTTGCGATTGTGGCTGCGGGTATTTTAAATAAAATAGGTAAAGTTAAGCCGAGTTTAACAGGAAATGGAGAATTGATAATACCTAATTCAAAGACTAAGCTCGATGCGGAAAATGAGGTAGAAGATAAATCTAATGACTTGGAATTATATGCAATTGGTATATTATTATCTGGTGCATTTTTGACTGCAGGTTATATTGTAGGAAAATTTTTACCAACTATTCATGCTTATGCCTGGATGATTCTTATTGTCATTCTTGTTAAAATGACGGGTGCACTACCTGCTAAATGTGAATATGCTTGTAGTGTGTGGTACTCATTTGTAATGAAAAATTTTACGGTTGTTGTTTTGGTAGGTGTAGGAATTGCATACACTGATCTTAATGCGGTTATTTCAGCTTTAACATTTAAGTATATAATACTTGTTGGTATTACTATAATTGGTGCGGTAATTGGGTCTGGAGTTGTAGCTAGATTTGTTGGCTTCTACCCGGTAGAAACTTCTATTTCTGCTGGATTGTGTATGGCTAATATGGGTGGTTCAGGGGATGTTGCCGTATTAACTGCAGCTAAAAGAATGAAACTGATGCCCTTTGCTGCTATTTCATCACGCTTAGGAGGGGCACTTATTCTTATAATTGCTAGCGTTTTACTTAGATTGTTTTAA
- a CDS encoding DUF975 family protein — MDGYDLKSKSNKEIRQEAREDLSGNWIVAIIVCVLAWIFTEMFIQGPDIKERVNWVINNPIHEIFKYSTTISDGRIQNIWGVIVLIIGGPITFGASMFFLNLIRKTNAKIEDVFMGFKYFGKTFLLNLLMGIFILLWTLLLIIPGIIASFSYSMAYYILIDNPELTSLEAINRSKEMMNGYKGKLFCLYLSFAGWFILCLVTLGIGFIWLEPYIQTSTAVFYQGLKSDSNEKKLL; from the coding sequence ATGGATGGTTATGACTTAAAATCAAAAAGTAATAAGGAAATACGGCAAGAAGCAAGGGAGGATTTATCAGGTAATTGGATTGTAGCTATAATAGTTTGTGTATTAGCCTGGATTTTCACAGAAATGTTTATACAGGGACCGGATATTAAAGAAAGGGTAAATTGGGTTATTAATAATCCTATACATGAAATATTTAAATATAGCACTACAATTAGTGATGGTAGAATTCAAAATATATGGGGAGTTATAGTACTGATTATCGGAGGACCCATAACTTTTGGCGCTTCAATGTTTTTTCTAAATTTAATACGAAAGACTAATGCTAAAATCGAGGACGTTTTTATGGGGTTTAAGTATTTTGGGAAGACATTTTTGTTGAACTTATTAATGGGTATATTTATATTGTTATGGACTTTATTGCTTATAATACCGGGAATAATCGCTAGTTTTAGTTATTCTATGGCATACTATATACTAATCGATAATCCCGAATTAACCTCTTTGGAGGCTATAAACCGTAGCAAAGAGATGATGAATGGATATAAAGGGAAATTATTTTGTCTGTATCTAAGCTTTGCAGGGTGGTTTATATTATGTTTAGTCACTTTAGGAATAGGGTTCATATGGCTTGAACCGTATATACAGACATCCACAGCAGTTTTCTATCAAGGGTTAAAGAGTGATTCTAATGAAAAAAAACTACTTTAG
- a CDS encoding ABC transporter permease has translation MRNLFLLALNTLKITFRKKSNIIVYLILPVVIVIFVMSVYSSMDSKIKVGINNKAANGVIAKDFVAALNKQDKFKIQEIKDEEINNLVAEGKVDCVITIPANFDESVHNGAISKIQITAIKGQEVTTWVQNYVNYYVKSLMMLGKASGGDNVIFNKLYEGFKIQTLTLHKNVVKDESLDKLKTVQSIGFLIMFMLQGATTTSGLILKEKKEKTYFRIFTTPVNSRIYIGANIMANMCIMVAQSILVIFFSKYILKLTTGVPDLQLLAILTLFGFVCVTLGILLVAFSKTTNQVGVMATLIITPTCMLSGCFWPIELMSKTMQQIANFLPQTWALEAIRQLQNGKTFLEIMPLLGILVAFALAFFLIGMYKMKSNESVKSFI, from the coding sequence ATGAGAAATTTATTTTTGCTTGCACTTAATACATTAAAAATCACTTTTAGAAAGAAGTCTAATATTATAGTATACTTAATTCTTCCAGTTGTAATTGTTATATTTGTTATGTCCGTTTATTCCTCAATGGATTCAAAGATTAAAGTAGGAATAAACAATAAAGCTGCAAACGGAGTAATAGCTAAAGATTTTGTTGCTGCTTTAAATAAACAGGATAAATTTAAAATTCAAGAAATTAAAGATGAAGAAATAAATAATTTAGTTGCAGAAGGTAAGGTTGATTGTGTAATTACAATACCTGCAAACTTTGATGAAAGTGTTCATAATGGAGCAATAAGTAAAATACAGATTACTGCAATTAAAGGGCAAGAAGTTACGACTTGGGTTCAAAACTATGTAAATTATTATGTTAAAAGTCTCATGATGCTAGGAAAAGCATCAGGTGGGGATAACGTTATATTTAATAAACTTTATGAAGGATTTAAGATTCAAACTCTTACTCTTCATAAAAATGTAGTTAAAGATGAATCCCTTGATAAATTAAAAACTGTTCAAAGTATAGGATTTTTAATAATGTTTATGCTTCAAGGCGCAACTACCACTTCAGGGCTTATTTTAAAGGAGAAGAAAGAGAAAACCTACTTTAGAATATTTACGACTCCTGTAAACAGTAGAATATATATTGGGGCCAATATAATGGCTAATATGTGTATAATGGTAGCACAATCAATTTTAGTAATATTTTTTTCTAAGTATATTTTAAAACTGACTACTGGAGTACCTGATTTGCAGCTACTTGCAATACTCACTTTATTTGGATTTGTTTGTGTAACACTAGGTATTCTATTAGTTGCTTTTTCAAAGACAACAAATCAAGTAGGGGTGATGGCTACCTTAATAATAACGCCGACATGTATGCTTTCAGGGTGTTTTTGGCCAATTGAGCTTATGTCTAAAACTATGCAGCAGATAGCCAATTTTTTACCACAAACTTGGGCATTAGAGGCTATTAGGCAGCTCCAAAACGGTAAAACCTTTTTAGAAATTATGCCATTACTTGGAATACTTGTAGCCTTCGCATTAGCATTTTTCCTAATTGGTATGTATAAGATGAAAAGCAATGAAAGCGTTAAAAGTTTTATATGA
- a CDS encoding ABC transporter permease — MNIISIIIKEVKHTFRDRKSMAMMILFPIALIVVISAAFKSEFTNTIDIGTPKVLYSIEATGVVSDNFKTSFIEKGKDFKIEFTKTKDMDSAKKKLISKEYDAIIEMKSNNKIEFYKSNVESLKAGVVETILSTYVQEFNVIVDISKVNPHIINSLLSDSNDNYSTINSLNKAIQPSSLDYYTIAEIALIIMYSGMTGLFGIASEKNLKTRDRILISPVKKYEFLIGKTIGGVIGTIIQIAIVILFSKYVLHANWGNDIFTVLLIFTSQIIMAISIGVGLGFIFKNENVANGVLNFIIPVMVFLGGSYMPVDGFGSKTFQSITYLSPVRWVNRSIFDVVYNNNNYSKVSTAILINIGVAVIFLAISSLLFRKENA; from the coding sequence ATGAACATTATTTCTATAATTATAAAGGAAGTAAAACATACTTTCCGAGATAGAAAATCAATGGCAATGATGATATTATTTCCAATAGCGCTAATAGTTGTGATTAGTGCAGCATTTAAATCAGAGTTTACTAACACTATTGATATTGGTACACCTAAAGTTTTATATAGCATTGAAGCTACAGGTGTTGTTTCGGATAATTTTAAAACTAGTTTTATTGAAAAAGGTAAAGATTTTAAAATAGAATTTACAAAAACTAAGGATATGGATTCTGCTAAGAAAAAATTAATTTCTAAAGAGTACGATGCAATCATAGAAATGAAAAGTAATAATAAGATAGAATTTTACAAGAGCAATGTAGAAAGCCTTAAGGCTGGTGTGGTTGAAACTATTCTATCTACCTATGTACAAGAATTTAATGTAATTGTAGATATTAGCAAAGTAAATCCACATATAATAAATAGTTTGCTAAGTGATAGCAATGACAACTATTCTACAATTAATTCTCTTAATAAAGCAATCCAGCCCTCCTCTTTAGATTATTATACAATTGCAGAAATAGCTCTAATAATTATGTATTCAGGAATGACAGGTCTCTTTGGAATTGCAAGTGAGAAAAATTTAAAAACTAGAGATAGGATTTTGATAAGTCCTGTTAAAAAATATGAGTTTCTTATTGGAAAAACAATAGGTGGAGTTATAGGTACAATTATTCAGATTGCTATTGTTATTTTGTTTAGTAAATATGTGCTTCATGCAAATTGGGGGAATGATATTTTTACTGTATTACTAATATTTACATCTCAAATAATCATGGCAATAAGCATAGGTGTTGGGCTTGGATTTATTTTCAAAAATGAAAATGTGGCAAATGGAGTTTTAAATTTTATAATACCGGTAATGGTATTCCTTGGAGGAAGTTATATGCCTGTAGATGGTTTTGGAAGCAAAACTTTTCAATCAATAACCTATTTATCACCTGTAAGATGGGTTAATAGATCTATATTTGACGTGGTTTATAATAATAATAATTACAGCAAGGTTTCCACAGCAATTTTGATTAATATAGGCGTAGCTGTAATATTTCTTGCTATATCTTCCTTGTTGTTTAGAAAGGAGAATGCATAA